The following coding sequences are from one Panicum hallii strain FIL2 chromosome 5, PHallii_v3.1, whole genome shotgun sequence window:
- the LOC112892173 gene encoding probable phosphoribosylformylglycinamidine synthase, chloroplastic/mitochondrial: MASPGQMTASNLLRTEGFPGNMGKRHGLIGARSLGSRRLQMSQHCFHQQHLCWPRAQRVTVRNIRMSSSPGAVESKGFDSPLVEKSDSALNGGIIHLYRTPFLQESETMELLKKVKAKVSANIADIMTEQCFNIQLDNPLTPEKLSTLHWLLAETYEPEKLQTRSFLEEEVSRSSSAVIVEVGPRMTFSTAFSSNAVSICKSISLVEVTRLERSRRYLLRLEPGSDPLDESQLKEFSALVHDRMTECVYPNKLTSFQSDVVPEPVCVVPVIERGEEALEEINVKMGLAFDKQDIDYYTHLFRDDIKRNPTTVELFDIAQSNSEHSRHWFFNGKLLIDGETMPNTLFQLVKRPLKANLNNSVIGFKDNSSAIKGFPVNQLRPTIPGSTSPLSIMMRELDILFTAETHNFPCAVAPYPGAETGAGGRIRDTHATGKGSFVVASTAGYCVGNLRIESSYAPWEDPSFSYPVNLASPLQILVDASDGASDYGNKFGEPLIQGYTRTFGMRLLNGERREWLKPIMFSGAIGQIDHAHISKGDPEIGMLVVKIGGPAYRIGMGGGAASSMVSGQNDAELDFNAVQRGDAEMAQKLYRVVRACAEMGENNPIISIHDQGAGGNCNVVKEIIYPKGAEIDIRSIVVGDHTLSVLEIWGAEYQEQDALLVKPESRSLLESLCQRERVSMAVIGQIDGCGKIVLIDSAAVEHAKLNGLPPPNPVEELELEKVLGDMPQKTFEFKRVSQVTEPLDVAPEVTLLDALKRVLRLPSVCSKRFLTTKVDRCVTGLVAQQQTVGSLQIPLADVAVIAQTYTDLTGGACSIGEQPIKGLLNPKAMARLAVGEALTNLVWAKVTSLADVKASGNWMYAAKLDGEGADMYDAAVALADCMIELGIAIDGGKDSLSMAAQCDGEVVKAPGNLVISTYVTCPDITLTVTPDLKLGNDGILLHIDLAKGNRRLGGSALAQAFDQIGNDCPDIDDVPYLKKVFEAIQELITQHLISAGHDISDGGLIVSVLEMAFAGNCGVKLDIDLEDRSLLEGLFAEELGLIIEVNSKYLNVVKQKLEAAGVSANVIGEVTSSPEIEVFVDGNLHLKEKTSDLRDLWEETSFQLEELQRLKSCVKLEKEGLKSRTSPSWSLSFTPRFTDENLLIASSKPKVAIIREEGSNGDREMAAAFHAAGFEPWDITMSDLLAGKSSLTDFRGIAFVGGFSYADVLDSAKGWAASIRFNQPLIQQFQNFYHRPDTFSLGVCNGCQLMALLGWVPGSDIGGSLGLGGEMSQPRFIHNESGRFECRFTSVSIGNSPAIMFKGMEGSTLGVWSAHGEGRAFFPDEGVLATVVKSNLAPVRYCDDANNITETYPFNPNGSPLGIAALCSPDGRHLAMMPHPERCFMMWQYPWYPKEWQVEKSGPSPWLRMFQNAREWCS, translated from the coding sequence CTTACTCCTGAGAAGCTTTCTACGCTTCACTGGCTCTTAGCAGAAACTTATGAACCTGAGAAGTTGCAAACTAGGAGCTTTCTGGAGGAGGAAGTGTCTAGAAGTTCTAGTGCTGTCATTGTTGAGGTTGGTCCTCGGATGACATTTTCGACTGCATTCTCATCCAATGCTGTCTCTATCTGTAAATCTATCTCATTAGTAGAAGTGACTCGACTGGAGAGATCAAGAAGATATCTTTTGCGCCTTGAGCCTGGTAGTGACCCACTTGATGAAAGTCAGCTCAAAGAATTCTCTGCGTTGGTTCATGATAGAATGACAGAGTGCGTTTATCCCAACAAGCTCACATCATTTCAGTCAGATGTAGTTCCTGAACCTGTCTGTGTTGTTCCAGTCATTGAAAGGGGAGAAGAAGCATTGGAAGAAATAAATGTGAAGATGGGACTTGCTTTTGATAAACAAGATATTGACTACTATACACACCTCTTCAGAGATGATATCAAACGCAACCCAACTACTGTGGAACTTTTTGATATTGCACAATCCAATAGTGAACACAGCAGACATTGGTTTTTTAATGGAAAGCTTTTAATAGATGGAGAAACCATGCCAAACACTTTGTTCCAGTTAGTGAAGAGACCCCTGAAGGCCAACCTGAATAACTCTGTCATTGGATTCAAGGATAATTCGAGTGCAATAAAAGGATTCCCAGTAAATCAGCTGCGCCCAACAATTCCGGGTTCCACTTCACCATTATCCATCATGATGCGTGAGCTTGATATTTTATTCACAGCAGAAACCCATAACTTTCCATGTGCTGTTGCACCATACCCTGGAGCTGAGACAGGTGCAGGTGGCCGTATAAGAGACACACATGCCACTGGAAAGGGTTCATTTGTTGTTGCTTCCACTGCTGGTTACTGTGTTGGGAATCTTCGAATTGAAAGTTCATACGCACCCTGGGAGGACCCTTCATTTTCTTACCCAGTGAACCTAGCCTCTCCATTGCAAATTCTTGTTGATGCCAGTGATGGGGCGTCTGACTACGGGAACAAGTTTGGTGAGCCTCTAATCCAGGGATATACCAGAACATTTGGGATGAGGCTGCTAAATGGCGAGCGGCGTGAGTGGTTGAAACCAATAATGTTCAGTGGAGCTATTGGGCAAATTGACCATGCACACATATCAAAGGGTGATCCAGAAATTGGCATGCTAGTTGTGAAGATTGGTGGTCCAGCATACAGAATTGGTATGGGTGGTGGTGCTGCCTCAAGTATGGTTAGTGGCCAGAACGATGCAGAGCTTGATTTCAATGCAGTTCAGCGTGGAGATGCTGAGATGGCACAGAAACTGTATCGTGTGGTCAGGGCATGTGCAGAAATGGGAGAGAACAACCCCATCATCAGCATTCATGATCAGGGTGCAGGAGGAAATTGTAATGTTGTGAAGGAAATAATATATCCTAAGGGTGCTGAAATTGATATCCGCTCAATTGTTGTTGGTGATCATACATTGTCAGTCTTGGAGATATGGGGTgctgagtaccaggagcaggaTGCACTACTTGTGAAACCCGAGAGCAGAAGCCTTCTGGAGTCGCTTTGTCAGAGGGAAAGGGTTTCAATGGCTGTCATTGGGCAAATTGATGGCTGTGGAAAAATTGTTTTGATTGATAGTGCTGCTGTGGAGCATGCCAAGTTGAATGGCCTCCCTCCTCCAAACCCTGTTGAAGAACTTGAGCTTGAAAAAGTTCTAGGAGATATGCCTCAGAAGACCTTCGAGTTCAAGCGTGTTTCTCAAGTCACAGAGCCTTTAGACGTTGCACCAGAGGTAACACTGCTGGATGCTCTGAAGCGAGTATTAAGGCTCCCATCCGTCTGTTCGAAGCGTTTCTTAACCACAAAAGTTGATAGGTGTGTGACAGGTCTTGTTGCACAACAGCAGACAGTTGGGTCTCTTCAAATCCCGCTTGCTGATGTGGCTGTGATTGCACAGACATACACAGACCTCACAGGTGGTGCTTGTAGCATTGGAGAACAACCAATAAAGGGTTTGCTTAATCCTAAGGCCATGGCTAGACTTGCTGTTGGGGAGGCCTTGACTAatcttgtttgggcaaaggttaCATCGCTTGCTGATGTCAAAGCAAGCGGGAATTGGATGTATGCTGCAAAGCTTGACGGTGAAGGTGCAGATATGTATGATGCAGCTGTTGCACTGGCTGACTGCATGATTGAACTTGGTATTGCAATAGATGGGGGAAAGGACAGTCTTTCCATGGCCGCTCAATGTGATGGTGAGGTCGTCAAAGCTCCTGGAAATCTGGTTATTAGTACTTATGTCACATGTCCTGATATAACATTGACAGTAACCCCTGATTTGAAGCTTGGTAATGATGGAATTCTTCTGCATATTGACCTCGCTAAAGGGAATCGCCGTCTTGGTGGTTCTGCTCTTGCACAAGCATTTGATCAAATCGGAAATGACTGCCCAGACATTGATGATGTTCCATACTTGAAGAAAGTATTTGAGGCCATTCAGGAACTGATCACTCAACATCTTATTTCAGCAGGCCATGACATAAGTGATGGTGGCCTTATTGTGAGTGTCCTTGAGATGGCATTTGCTGGTAATTGTGGTGTAAAGCTGGATATAGACTTGGAAGATAGGAGCCTTCTTGAAGGCCTTTTTGCAGAGGAACTTGGCCTCATTATTGAAGTGAATTCAAAATATCTCAATGTCGTGAAGCAAAAGCTTGAAGCAGCAGGCGTTTCTGCTAATGTAATTGGAGAAGTTACTAGCTCACCGGAAATAGAAGTTTTTGTTGATGGCAATCTGCATCTCAAGGAAAAAACTTCAGATCTCAGGGATCTCTGGGAGGAAACGAGCTTCCAGCTTGAGGAGTTACAACGCCTGAAATCTTGTGTCAAACTTGAGAAAGAAGGGCTAAAAAGCAGAACATCGCCATCGTGGTCTCTGTCCTTCACTCCCAGATTCACTGATGAGAATCTTTTGATTGCATCCTCGAAACCAAAGGTTGCTATCATTCGTGAAGAAGGGAGCAATGGTGACAGGGAAATGGCTGCTGCATTCCATGCTGCTGGATTCGAACCATGGGATATCACAATGTCAGACCTCTTGGCTGGGAAGTCCTCTCTAACGGATTTCCGTGGAATTGCATTTGTTGGTGGTTTCAGCTATGCAGATGTGCTGGACTCAGCAAAAGGCTGGGCTGCATCAATCAGGTTTAACCAACCCCTCATTCAGCAATTCCAGAATTTCTACCATAGGCCAGACACTTTCAGCCTTGGAGTATGCAATGGTTGCCAGCTTATGGCTCTTCTTGGTTGGGTGCCAGGATCAGATATTGGAGGTTCTCTTGGCTTAGGTGGAGAAATGTCCCAGCCAAGGTTTATTCACAACGAATCTGGTCGTTTTGAATGTCGGTTTACCAGTGTGTCCATTGGGAATTCTCCTGCAATCATGTTCAAAGGGATGGAAGGTTCTACCTTGGGTGTTTGGAGTGCTCATGGTGAGGGAAGGGCTTTCTTCCCAGATGAAGGTGTTCTAGCTACTGTTGTGAAGTCTAATCTGGCTCCTGTGCGATATTGCGATGATGCTAACAATATAACTGAGACCTATCCCTTCAATCCCAATGGTTCTCCACTAGGCATTGCAGCCCTTTGCTCCCCTGATGGAAGGCATCTTGCCATGATGCCACACCCAGAGCGTTGCTTCATGATGTGGCAATATCCATGGTATCCAAAGGAATGGCAGGTTGAGAAGAGTGGCCCCAGCCCTTGGCTGCGGATGTTCCAGAATGCTCGGGAATGGTGTTCGTAG